A genome region from Hevea brasiliensis isolate MT/VB/25A 57/8 chromosome 9, ASM3005281v1, whole genome shotgun sequence includes the following:
- the LOC110661403 gene encoding ethylene-responsive transcription factor 6-like, producing the protein MARQTHVASALELIKQHLLGDLLSPVGSSCSSSTATTSLIDNVNIEYDCSRASSIDSAFSIADCFNINSIDGNVFSEFEAKPRIIDISTAKSSDSTTTFEFDSKPQLLSQSSNELFEFESKPQIQSFHNFGFETKPQIISQSKDDFFNIELKPHVNRKPSLKISLPKKTEWIQFANPNQQPFQGVTGVEEKRHYRGVRQRPWGKYAAEIRDPNRKGTRVWLGTFDTAIEAAKAYDKAAFKLRGSKAILNFPLLAGKLNTRANEGNERKRTRESAIVEEEAKKVVKREESERDVELTPSNRTAIWDSGDLKGIMPLSPLSPHPPLGYPQLKVI; encoded by the coding sequence CTGCTACCACCTCTCTaattgataatgtaaatatagagTATGACTGCTCCCGGGCTTCCAGCATCGACTCTGCCTTCTCAATCGCTGATTGCTTTAATATTAACAGCATTGATGGTAATGTTTTTTCGGAATTCGAAGCTAAACCACGAATCATCGATATCAGTACTGCAAAATCCAGTGATTCAACTACCActtttgaatttgattcaaaacCTCAACTTCTCTCTCAATCAAGTAACGAGTTGTTTGAATTTGAATCAAAACCTCAAATTCAATCGTTTCATAATTTCGGATTTGAAACGAAACCGCAAATTATTTCTCAATCTAAAGATGACTTTTTCAACATTGAATTAAAGCCTCATGTAAATCGAAAGCCATCTCTGAAAATCTCACTCCCTAAAAAAACCGAATGGATCCAATTTGCTAATCCGAACCAACAACCGTTCCAAGGCGTTACTGGTGTTGAAGAGAAAAGGCATTACAGAGGTGTCCGTCAGAGGCCGTGGGGCAAATACGCAGCGGAGATCCGAGATCCGAACCGAAAGGGCACACGGGTGTGGCTGGGGACGTTCGATACAGCTATCGAAGCCGCCAAAGCGTATGATAAAGCAGCGTTCAAGCTGCGCGGCTCCAAAGCCATTCTTAACTTTCCTTTGTTAGCTGGGAAGTTGAACACACGCGCCAATGAGGGAAACGAACGGAAACGAACCAGAGAAAGTGCGATTGTAGAGGAAGAAGCGAAGAAGGTAGTGAAGCGAGAAGAATCTGAGAGGGACGTTGAGTTGACGCCGTCGAACAGGACGGCAATTTGGGACAGCGGCGATTTGAAAGGGATAATGCCATTGTCTCCGCTATCTCCCCATCCGCCATTAGGATATCCTCAGCTTAAGGTTATATGA